The genomic DNA ttattttgagaaatagtttggtTGGAGTTTtagtttgaaaatattttgacgATAAGTACTAATTTTGTGAAAACACCATTTTCTAATCATTCTACTATAAAAATTACTAACTAAAGTTAGTTCTTAGCTAATTATCAAACACTTTATTgtggttatttattttttactttttttaatgcTGGCTTTTCAAAAACAGGGAAAAAAAGGCGGTGCAAAAAAAGAcccttaaaatatatttatccatAGAATTATGCTAGAGAAGCTCgcttgcctttaaatttttctcATCATTAGAAAGGGCATGAGTTGCCTTTTAAGTTGGCTATTATGAGATTGCATTTTTGAGGTGCATGCCAAGGAAATAACAGGATAACAAGAAATAGCATGTTCCCAATTCCGTGTAAAAACCAAACATCATTGTCAATATTTCCATATAAATCTTAAGAACATTACCTCAATGTTATGCAATTCTGATACCTATAAGTTTGCACTCTCAACTAGTTGTGAGAATTGAAAGACCCCATCATTTGTCTCAAATTGTCAGTAGTAAGAAATCTTTCAGTGAGGGTTAATTATACTTCAATGGATGATTGCTTGAAAAGAGTATTCATCTGCACCTACTTGCCTGATTCATCAATTCTATATGTTGAGAAGGGGGAGGATGGGGTGGGGGTTTATTAACCAATTCTCAGAATAGAAGCTATTTTACCTTGTAAAGCACCTCCTCCTTGTAACCTTTGTTTTTATCTGAAATAGTCAAATAGTCTTATTGTCTTGAATATTTGCAGTTGGAAAGCTTCAAAAAGACACTCATGCAGTCACTTCAAGATGAAGATAACCATGTGAGCATTACAGGGTCACATTTTTTCTAGTTCAAAAACTGTTATCACGAGAGATTAATTCGACAAAAAACTGGTTAAGAACAATAGTGACCACTGACTAGTGATCCTAGCAACTCAAATCCATGCCATTACATGCAAATTCATACTGACTTTGACTGCTAACAAAATCTTTGTCACAGGCAGGACCATCTTGGGTTGCTGCTACTCAAACATCAACTCATGCAAGCTTGTCTTCTCAATCACTTGCTGGTAAATTTCGTCTTCATTTTATTGACTATTTCTATTTGTTGTAGTATGAAATATGAGAAAATCTGAGCTGCTCTATTACTTGATAAAAATGATTTGTCAATAGTAGTAGGGAGAGGGAGAAATTATTGATTGATCACTCTGATTTGGAACATCCTGCACAATTGAATGCAAAAGCTCATCCAGATCATTGTCTATCAAGGATTTCTATTGAATTTGCTTCACCATAGTGACTCTTTATAACAATGCAATACTTATGCTAAGAGATCCAATATTTGATAAATGTTGCAGTTCTATGCAACATGCCCCTCATGTATGCCTTTTTTTCTCCCTATAATTTTTAGATGATCTGAAGAAAATTTGAGAGTgaagtaatttatttaaatgttcaCGGATACCAATTTATGGCCATTGTCTAACAGAATGTTCCATAATTTGTTTCAGAAGATGATGCTGCATTGCCACCTTCAAGAGCTTCTTCATTACACAGCCAGATCTCAGAAACTGGAAATCCTTATGCAGAAGATTATGAGACAGATGGTATGCTTCTTTTGTACAGTTTCAAAACTAAGATTAAACCacagttttttttctaaattaactGCACGGCACAAAAGTGTTTCGGTTTTTTATATGAAGGGATTAAATCTGTGCAGTTTCAAGTTTCAAGTGCCAACTCTTGAATTTAGTGCTTATTATCTTTCCTTTAACTGAGTATTTTTGTTTGGCAGCCTCGAAGCCTCGAATATCACTAGGACCGTTATTAGCATCCCAAGCTAGTACACCTCGGTTTACCCCTCCTGGTTCTCCTCCTAGCCTATCTGCATCTGTCTCTCCAACAAGATCATCTAAGCCTGTGTCCCCAAGGCGACATTCAATTTCATTCTCAACCTCAAGAGGTATGTTTGAAGACAGGGCTTCAGTGCTTTCTTCTTTGCCCCCAAGCCAGCACAGTTCAATGTCAAGCTTGGATGCAGGTTCAAATTCCGGTTAGCTCCAAAAACTTCCTTCTTTGGAATGTTTAAAGAGGGGATGGAAAGAGAGTCTTGTAAGGACTCATCTGGAGAAGTTGATATTGTCTGAAGTCTTACCTACTCCAAAAGAGGAGGAAATTAATTGGTTGTAGGCAGTTGAGAGGATTAGCCTTAATAGCAACAGTAAGCTTATTCCTTTGTCACTAGAAAGTTACaggtttgagttgtgaaaacaGCTTATTTGCAAAGCATGGATAAAGCTGCATACAAAAACAATCCTCGTAGAGCAGGGAGCCCTTACAGTTAGCATATGAGATGCAGTCTGATCTGTGATCTAACGGGGCAGTTTATCAAACTGTTCCATACAATGCTTTACCTATTACgacaaagaaaaggaaataaagtgGTGGTGGGCAGTTTGTTAAGCTTTATCCTCACTCATGGCTCTTCATGTGATGGTTGTTAGCTATTAAACATTGGAAGGGAAGAGCAATGGTTTTTTCTTCTATCTTTCGTTTTCTCCCCTTGGAGATAGAGTCTCTTGATATTTGGCTTTTAGAGACACCAAGGTTGCCATATTTGTGTGCACAAGGCTCATGCGGTAGAGTGCTTGGCTAGTTTATTGGTGTTTTTCTGATggaatttgttttttctttccatttatGTTGGCAATGTCATGCCTCGTATCTTTAACAAGTTTGCATATCTTGTAGGACGAACTAGAGTTGATGGGAAAGAATTCTTCCGCCAAGTCAGGTAAAGGCATGTTGAAAATGTAAACTATTGAAGAAAATTGTAGCTGCATAGCAGCAATTCATGCCAATATTCAGCATCTTTATATAATTTAGCCTTAGCCTTGCCTGAAGGTAAAAGCATTCTAACGAGTCCCAATGTATTTGAATCCACCATGGAGGATTTGCTAGCCTTAGCCTTAAAAATTCAGAATGTGTATTCTGCTTTCTCTTCCCATTCATGGACCACGGAGGATTTTGTTATCCGAAGCTTCCATCTGATCACTCTTCTTTTCATCAGGAACCGGTTGTCTTACGAACAATTTGCCGCATTTCTAGCAAATGTGAAGGAACTGAATTCCCACAAGCAGACAAAGGAGGTATCCCTGTCATCTGTCTGCTACCCTTTTGCTGCTATCGTATCGGTTTGTTCTGCCCTAATTGATGTCTCATCTGCCTATGCTTATCGTAAATTTCAGGATACCCTCCGGAAAGCTGATGAGATTTTTGGCCCCGATAACAAGGATCTATTTATTATCTTTGAGGGATTGATCAATCGAAATGTTAATTGAGAGCATGGAACAGTGGTTATTGTAGGCTGAGGCATTGTGTTACCATTAGCTGTATGCAATTTAGGATGGTCTATGGTGTAACTTCCATGATTCTAGTGTCATTCTTTGACACCCAGTTTGTTAAATTTCACCGTAAATTACTGTATTGCCCTTCTGAAGTCAAGGCCTCAGAGTACTTTGTTCTGATTATACTTGCTTGCTGTATTGgtcttttgaaattattttgccagaaaaatatataagattcaCTTTCATATTCATCGTTTGTGCTGTTTCACTATTGGATAAAAAGTGTAATCAGGTTGTCTGCACAAGTCACGTCATGATAAGTTGGGATTTGTACAGTAAGTTATGGGCTTCTCTTTTATCAATTGGGCTACCACTTTGGTggcatatttattttatttcacatATAAtcatttgataattattttgatCATGCatgctaaaatataaaatatgatattattggactaactaatatatataaattagaaagCAAAAATAGAActtttggaaatattttttaataaatcaaaatgctTTTGACATATTCTTAACTATGCATGATTAATATAAAAGATTAATTTTATATGGCAACATAATGCTTCCTGCTGGCTTGTCTTGCCGCAGGAATATGTTGAAAGACGGCTGATATATGTTGGTACTTCCACCTACGAACTCCTATGTTTTTTAACAGATTTTTACGCAAAACCTGTAGTAGAATAATGTAGTATCAAATTGTGGATAAAAATAGTGACCGTTTTGTTTTAATATAGGAAAAGATGTAAGGAGAAAAGAGTTATATTTGGATGATATCACTCCCATATGTTATCCATTGATAGATGATGAAATGGAGATGGCAAAAAATTGATGGAAAATCCGATTTCCGGGCATAGAATCACGGGGAAGTGTCACTCTGAAAACTATGGTTGTtccaacaaaaaagaaaacgaTCCCTCATCctgtaattttttcttcttcaaaacattctctatctttttctctgtttttttttttttgcattttcaggTAGGTTTAGGGTCCCCCTCTTCAGCTGTCTTTGAGAATTTCTGGAAATCATGGAAAATGCCTTAGATGATTCAACTTCTCCACGGTACACCtcttctttaattgcatttctGATTCTGGGTACGGCCGTTTCTTTCTTCATATGCACGTTGAATCCACCTTTGATGTGTATTTCAGGTTCTGGGTTTGgatatttttgggttcaatGTGCAGTTGGTTCCAATGTGTTggtgtacacacacacacacacacacacacgcacgcacgcacaaAATGAAATAGGTTCATTCGTTGTATCTATACCTTTggtaaatttgattttcattgctTGCTATGCTTGCTCTATAGATTATGTTGTATTCTGGGCTTATCTTTACCATTTTTGTTCTCATTTGGCTTATTTATTCTATCTGCAATTGGTTTCAATTCTTGGATGTTATACGTACTGACATGCACATAATACATATACGGTGGGCATCTGTTGGGAAAACTAAGAAAAGGATGAAGTTAGGGTAATCATGAATCTGTTATTGAAGTGCATGGTTTTGTATTTTCTCTTCctaattaaatgttaaatgaaaaataaaagtgcTTAGATCATATTTTCCATTTTGTTAACTAGATAGGGTTGGCCATGTAGATTCTAGCTTTCCTAATCACCTCTATACACGAGCATATTGCATATCATAAAACTTATGGGGTGGGgcaaaattgattttcattgctTGCTGTTCTTGTAATAAAGGTTAGATTACATTTTACGTTTTGCTGTTTTCAGTGCTTTGTTTGGTTGCCAAGAAAACCtaggaaaggaaatgaaaactGTCAGATCGTTACAGGTTCAAATGGTGCCTTTGATAGCTATGCTGTCCATATCTTACCTGCATTGTCACAACGCTCAACGCATGCATTACTATCCCTTGaatcctttgttttctttccccCAACCCAACCCCCCTAATTTTTAATATCTCAGTAGGAATTTCCATGTGTTCAGTTTGTAGATTATGAACTATGATCTTTtacattgttttcatttttgccTTCTTTTCGTTGTCCCCGTTTAGGGAGTTATTCTGATGGCATTCCTATTTCTTTCAGATTATATGTTTAAGGtgttatttgatatttttctataCTTATTTGTCACCATATTCG from Diospyros lotus cultivar Yz01 chromosome 4, ASM1463336v1, whole genome shotgun sequence includes the following:
- the LOC127800560 gene encoding uncharacterized protein At4g15545 isoform X1 — protein: MFAKESAGPNFDLPEEVLDFLPSDPFEQLDVARKITSIALSTRVSSLESEASALRAQLLDKDALIADLQSQLRSLDAALSDAADNLVRAERDKDSLLRENAQLSNTVRKLSRDVSKLESFKKTLMQSLQDEDNHAGPSWVAATQTSTHASLSSQSLAEDDAALPPSRASSLHSQISETGNPYAEDYETDASKPRISLGPLLASQASTPRFTPPGSPPSLSASVSPTRSSKPVSPRRHSISFSTSRGMFEDRASVLSSLPPSQHSSMSSLDAGSNSGRTRVDGKEFFRQVRNRLSYEQFAAFLANVKELNSHKQTKEDTLRKADEIFGPDNKDLFIIFEGLINRNVN
- the LOC127800560 gene encoding uncharacterized protein At4g15545 isoform X3, whose amino-acid sequence is MFAKESAGPNFDLPEEVLDFLPSDPFEQLDVARKITSIALSTRVSSLESEASALRAQLLDKDALIADLQSQLRSLDAALSDAADNLVRAERDKDSLLRENAQLSNTVRKLSRDVSKLESFKKTLMQSLQDEDNHAGPSWVAATQTSTHASLSSQSLAEDDAALPPSRASSLHSQISETGNPYAEDYETDASKPRISLGPLLASQASTPRFTPPGSPPSLSASVSPTRSSKPVSPRRHSISFSTSRGRTRVDGKEFFRQVRNRLSYEQFAAFLANVKELNSHKQTKEDTLRKADEIFGPDNKDLFIIFEGLINRNVN
- the LOC127800560 gene encoding uncharacterized protein At4g15545 isoform X4, which translates into the protein MFAKESAGPNFDLPEEVLDFLPSDPFEQLDVARKITSIALSTRVSSLESEASALRAQLLDKDALIADLQSQLRSLDAALSDAADNLVRAERDKDSLLRENAQLSNTVRKLSRDVSKLESFKKTLMQSLQDEDNHAGPSWVAATQTSTHASLSSQSLAEDDAALPPSRASSLHSQISETGNPYAEDYETDGRTRVDGKEFFRQVRNRLSYEQFAAFLANVKELNSHKQTKEDTLRKADEIFGPDNKDLFIIFEGLINRNVN
- the LOC127800560 gene encoding uncharacterized protein At4g15545 isoform X2; amino-acid sequence: MFAKESAGPNFDLPEEVLDFLPSDPFEQLDVARKITSIALSTRVSSLESEASALRAQLLDKDALIADLQSQLRSLDAALSDAADNLVRAERDKDSLLRENAQLSNTVRKLSRDVSKLESFKKTLMQSLQDEDNHAGPSWVAATQTSTHASLSSQSLADDAALPPSRASSLHSQISETGNPYAEDYETDASKPRISLGPLLASQASTPRFTPPGSPPSLSASVSPTRSSKPVSPRRHSISFSTSRGMFEDRASVLSSLPPSQHSSMSSLDAGSNSGRTRVDGKEFFRQVRNRLSYEQFAAFLANVKELNSHKQTKEDTLRKADEIFGPDNKDLFIIFEGLINRNVN
- the LOC127800560 gene encoding uncharacterized protein At4g15545 isoform X5 codes for the protein MFAKESAGPNFDLPEEVLDFLPSDPFEQLDVARKITSIALSTRVSSLESEASALRAQLLDKDALIADLQSQLRSLDAALSDAADNLVRAERDKDSLLRENAQLSNTVRKLSRDVSKLESFKKTLMQSLQDEDNHAGPSWVAATQTSTHASLSSQSLADDAALPPSRASSLHSQISETGNPYAEDYETDGRTRVDGKEFFRQVRNRLSYEQFAAFLANVKELNSHKQTKEDTLRKADEIFGPDNKDLFIIFEGLINRNVN